The sequence below is a genomic window from Lolium perenne isolate Kyuss_39 chromosome 7, Kyuss_2.0, whole genome shotgun sequence.
ATAAATATCAAGCAATATTAAACCCGACGGTTCAAAGTACTGATTAATTACAACCCACGACACGAGGGAGCATATGCATcaagagccgaattgaattttcaTAGTGTGTTTTCGTTTTCAGCAGCAAGGCGTTGTTATTCTGTTTGTTGATTCGGTGTACTCCTATGTTTTCTTCAGTTACAGTTAGGCCTACAACtacgcttcttcttcttcagcgaGCGAGCGACGGGCGGCAAGCGAGATAGCCACGGGTCATACCCTGTACGCCATGCCGACCTCGATGAGGGACGTGTGGGGGATGCCGAGAACGACGGCTGGCCTCCGTGAGTTACGCCGGAGGAACCCGTAAACAACGTTGACGGCGAACTTCTTGACGGCCGACGACGACTCATGCGCGAAGACGCAGGTGTGCCCGACCATGTACGACACCCCGGCCTCCCGCTCCTCCAGCAGCTCCCTCACCTCCGATCTCGTCTCCTCCCTCCTccacgccgcggccgccgccggcATCTCCTCGAACCGCACCTTCTTGCTGTAGCCTTTGTCATTGCTGATCTCGCAGGAGCCCATGGACGCCAGCGCGTCCACGACGGCCTGGCTGGGCGCGGCTGGTATGACCGACATCTCGCCGGAGACACTGGACGACCGCTCGCCGTCGGCGCCGTCGGCCTGCAGTCGGAGGAACTCGACCACCTTCACCAGCAGCTGGTTCTCGAAGTTGAAGTGGTCCCACCTCCCTTCCTTGTACCCGTACCTTACGACGCAGCGGAACAGCCGGTACTCCGGCCGCCCGATCCGGCCCACGAGGAACCGCTCCTCGGGCGGCACCTTGGGCACCGTGAGCGTCTGCAGCGACACGAAGACGAGCACCCGGTGGAATGCCGGGAAGTTGGTGACGAAGTGCGCGAACATGGGCGGCACGCCCGTGGCGCCGGCGCCGCCATCGGAGTAGACGAATCCCACCCCGGGGACGCGCACGAGGCCCATGCTGCCGGAACCGATGAGGCCGAGGAGGTGGTCCAGGCACACTTTGTTCTGCAGCTCGTACTCCTGCTTCTTCGCCGTGCCGTAGTGCCACGCGGACATGACGAGCAGCGTGGCCAGGGAGAGCAGCAAGGGCAGCCAGCCACCGTGGGGCACCTTTGCCAGGCACGCCGAGAGGTAGAGGAGCTCGACGGACCCGAAGCCGGCGGCGAAGAGCGCTGCCCACACGACCGATCGGTTCCACACCGTGGTGATCACCAGGAACATCAGGCATGTCGTCGCGAACATCACCAAGATCACGGCGAGGCCGTAGGCGTTCCCGATCATCTCCGTGTCTCGGAAGCCGATGGTGACGGCGAGGCAGAGGGACATGAGGGTCCAGTTCACCTCCGGGATGTAGATCTGGCCGTGGACATGACTGGACGTGTGCACCACCTTGATGCGCGGGAAGCAGCCCAGGGCCCGGCACTGGCTGATGATGGAGAACGTGGCAGAGATGATCGCCTGGCTCCCCACGGCGGTGGCCAGCGTCGCGATGATCAGAACCGGCCAGAACACACGGTCTGAATTTTCAGAACATAAACGAGAGGGGGAAATGTTAGTTGGAAAAAGGTGCTAGCAATTCAGAGTTCAGTCAACTCAAATCAAGAACGTGAAGATAAGTTGTTCGCCGGTAAAACAGTTATGAGTTTACACTCACAAATTCTTAGGCCATGTACAACGCAAATTTCTCAGATGAATACTTATAAAAATAAACCAAACTTTTTGTTTAGCACCTGTGCTTATTAGTTAGGCGTCTGCGCAATACAACTAAACACCAATATTTCGACAAAAAACCGATTTTTCTAAGCACTTATCTAATCATTtttcattgtacatgcccttagttGCAAAAATAATTGAAATTGCAGTAATCTAAAATCGCATGCTATGGAGTCTCTGATTAGTTTCTAAAAAAAAGAATCTTTCAAGGTGTGCAGTTTTAGTGTGAAGATGATTAGAAGTTGATCCATGGCGCCAAAATGTGTCTTGGATTGAGAAAACAGGGGAGCAACTTACATAGACAATAGAAATTTACTACTATTAGCAACAAGAAAGCAAAGGTAGTATCATCTTGTATATATTTATACGATGTAAACACATTATTAAATGTAGATTACAATACACGAGTAATGATTGTTGCTTTGATCATGGACGGCGGGGCAGGTTTTGTGCTACGTTCCCCTCCAATGCCACATTAATCATGCGACCACAAACATTGCGCAACACGATAGGTTGTTCTCTCAAACCCAGCTAAGAACCCTAAACCAAGCCTCCTCATGTTCGAGGAAACTCATTGCGATAACTAAGAAATACAGTACCATAAAAATACTATTTAAACACATTTTATGACAAGGATTTTTACTACCATAAGTCGGAATGTTAAAAGGAATAATATAGTGTTATGTGCAGATATACAACCTCCGGCGATAGATTTTGTTGGAAGAAGAAGACAAAAGACACTGCAAGGCCAATCACGATATTTTTGCCGAAGTTGATGGAACTTGATAATTTATTTGTCATTCATGTTTGTCATAGTTTTGTTGTTGTAGGCGGATCTGTTTGGTCTTAATATTTTAATAGATTATGGTGGGTGCATAGTTAGATGGATATTATAAAGCATTATTCTAATTGTGCATCGAAACACATTATACATTTTTGAGAAAAATTAAGATAATAAAAAAATTCCGTCAATCAGTCAAAACATTGGCACCTCACCTGGAAGAGCTTTGTAAAAGCTACTTTGGAGATCTTCCCTGTGTTTAGACAAATAAGCAGCCTCACCCATGTAAGCCAGAACTAAGCAAGGATACACAACAATTGTGAACCCAAGCTGCCACGGCAAAGCAATAAAACAAATCACAGTAAAGATTTTTTCAATACTTCGTGAAAAATGACATATCCATAGGTGGGAAAGAATCACTTACCCTCAGTGAAAGCTTTGAGAAATGCCCAAGATCAGCAAACATTGCTTCAGCACCTGAAAATCTATGGCTGTAGTCAAGCCTAATACAGCAACAACAAGTGACTGGTCGCccaagatgaaaaggataaaatgTGTTAAACCTGTAATGCAGAGAACAATTCCTCCAAGTGAGCTCCATCCATCCTTGCCAGCCTTCCTGAAGAAGTTGTATATGTAATATGGGGACAGAGCACGGACAACACTAGGGTTCCACTTCAAAAGGTTGTAAATCCCAATGCCGCCAATACAAGCGAGCCAGGAAATCAGAATCGGAGCAAACAGGAAACCGACACGGTGTGTTCCATAGTGCTGGAGCGCGAAAAGTCCCACTAGAACGATGCATGCAACTAGCACGGTGTAATCTGTATGACAAGTGCAACGAGAGATGATCAATTGCAGTTTGTGATTCAGATGAATGATTGCAAGGCAACACTGTAAAAGGGAGTAGATAAAATTTGCTGATAGGAAGAGTAAACCTTACAACGTAATTCAGTTAAACAGCTGCTTACTTTCATGTAGCTCTGGGAACTTGATTCTGAGGCCAGAAACAGCTGACAACACTGCAGGAAACCATGTAACCCTGTCAGTTACCATGAAGATGCGATGAGCAAAAGTTCAGTTTCAGGAACATAGTTATGCCTTAGGAGTCTAGGACATACAACTTCTGTAAAATACAATTTCAAGTAAGAACAATGCAGCATAGAAGATATCAGCAAAGTTTCATCATCACCTGACATTGTCGGGGTCAAGACGCCGTCTCCGATGACCATACTGGTGCCCATGAGAACGAAGAGCAGCAGCACGACGCGTAGCGAGTAATGTTTCTCGAAGAATCCCCTGATAATGAGGCTGCTCCTTGACTCCTTGCAGGGCTCGTCCTTGTTGTACGTCGACAAGGAGCCATGGCCGGCGTGCAAGCTGTTCAGCAGGCCCATCCTGGAGCGCCTGCACATCAGCGAGTACAATGCAAACGTCCCACCTGCACAACATATTTTGTTGGACATTAAAAAAACAAAATGCTCGTTAATTAATACCTAGAATGTAAACTGTCACTACCAATTTCACACGTTAAGTTCTTtcagatgatggaacagagaactCTCTCGACATGATTCAACAGGAATGTTAGGTTCTGGGATCACCTTCTCCATTGTCGTCAGCACCAAGGACCAGGATGATGTACTTGAGGAGAGGTATGAGGGTGAGGCTCCAGAAGACCAAGGACAGCACGCCGAGGATCTCTTCGTCTTCCTCGTGGAGACGAAGTTTCCCAGAAAATGTATTCTTGTAGACGTACACTGGAGATATGCAGAGGTCGCCGTACACTACACCGAAGCTCTGGTATGCCAGTAGAAGCGTCCCTTTCTGCCATCCCTAGCGCAAACACAGACAGAGACAGATAGAGACGTGACGTGTTTGACTAATTACGACAAAGATGAAGTAAGGACATACGCTGGAATTAACATCATTGGGCAAAAAGGTTGTAGTCTAGAGAAGATTTAAACATGTAGTAGGAACGTAGCTTCAAAGTGGACAGGCAGAAAGGTAAGTCTGAGCTAAAGTACCAAACAAATATGTCCATTTTGACCATAAATGGCGATCTGATTTGATCTGACAGTGAAACAAGACCTATGGTTGTCGTGAGCGATGGTATGCTTCCAAGAAAATGGACATGGACTGCGAGTTTAAGCTGTTAACAAGGTTGACCCCAGAGTAAGTAGAAAGTGCTGAAATTTACATACAAATCAATGGCACCATTAGTTCCATTTCTGGGTTCCGACTTCAGATTGCAGATATCTAGAAGATTACTATAGCGGTGAATAATCAAGACAGCTCCTAGATGCGACCAGAGCGTTTTTGCAAGGAAACATGTGCAAAATCGAAACAAATTACCATGGAACTTTAGAGCTGAGAGAGGAGCCATGAACCCATGATGCaaacttttttttcttcttttggatGAGAAGTAAACTTTTTTTTGAGGACCCATGGTGCATTGGTGCAAACTATAACATATACCCTTCCCAAATCTACATGGTTAAAAACTTCAACTACTtgccattatatttttattgattgAACATGCATACTCCAGAACATAATTCCACAGAAACCTCATGTAGAAGTTACACAAGAAGAATAAATACACCGTACTATTGCAAGAAACAAGCCCCAAGAAAATGCACAAGTCAATACGAAACCAAACTCCAGTCACACAAATGGAAACGAAACAACATACTAACCAAGAACTCTCAAGGGTGCAGTTGATCAGGTATATATTTTTATAGAAACAGCCGATCAGAAATAGTTACCCAAGAACTCTTCTTGCTCCTGGGCTGCACACCACCCTCCAAATCCATGGTGCTCCGGCCGGCTGCACGTACCTTGCGCAAATCACACGAAAACGGGGCCGAATTCTAGAGTTTCTCCGGTGGTTCACTGAAACGCCTGTCCTTCCCCCACGGCTAGGTAATTAACTTGGTGTGAGTGTGACGCGATCGGCCGGAAGTTTGTTTGTTTGTCCGTGCGTGTGCACTGCAACCACTGatgaaagaaggaagaagaggagtgaaagagggagggagggagggaggaaggagagaagcagTTAAGGAGAAGGGAAAACGTGGATGGTTTCACAAAAAGATGAGGGCTGGAGAGACAGTGAGAGAGCGCGCGCCAAATGGTTCGGAGCGCTATTTTTTTCATTGGGTTGTAATTCTTCTCCATCACGCTCACGCGCATGACGCGCGCGTGCACACAGCGTTGTGTACGTGTTCTGTACGTCCGCCAGGTCCATTTGCTGGGAAAAAATGGTTGACAAAAGGTTTAATTTGATTCTGGCACGCCAATCGCACCAACCGTTAATCGGTTATAAGTAAATTCTAGTACTCCAGTACGTTCAATTATGGACTATGCATATatttttgtaaaaaaaaaaaaagctgatATAGTGACACATCCAATGGCGAAGAATCCACCGAAACAAGCAGACTGAGCTAAATTCAAATTATGTATTCAACTTTAGCATCTGATGAAATGTTTTGATTAAAAAATAATAATTCAACTTCAACCTGCCATTTATAACTGATACACTGTAACACTGCCCATATTTTTGGTTCAGTTTTTCCTtcatgttatattgtgatccaaattcatattaaAGTGAGGCTAACTTCTGATGAGCGGAGCGAGAACCATCGCTGGGTAGACTTGGGCcgatgattcttgcattaacttgttttgtGACAGTTAAAGTGCTATATTGTtggccaccaaaacccaccggcgagtagcgacgggcaacacgtagagccgggaggctcccagaactgcggtaggccctggtccctcgtgcgacggcccggaaagctccggcacgcacgtccgatgctggtgcaagggcgtgccacctgacctatacctggtcaggaaggtgatggattgcttcgcttagtttcctgcatgacatacacgtaaacattaaatacgagcctcgatcggctctcaggttgtcctgtgaatcggctcaaggagccgatccacccatgattcgtatgaggtctacgataacatggtgatcctgcttgatcaatattaagttaaaacgatctacgacgatctagggttttcaccacataaccggaacgtgctacacgtaattgagtctggcagccacgcaagatgataataaaccagccctagataaggcctaaaaaccaacatggagttgattcccggaacatcttctctagggctggcaaactacaccctacgtactactggatccttcaacccgtttgcaaggcctaactatgtagatattaaactaatccttgaagaacaaggagcaatcgtaacggatcggatctactgaacaatgactaagcaaggtgccacccttgcacctcagatcggtacaagggtggctagatatctaggggaagcatgactaatcaaatacatcaagagagtactgatgctaaccctaacatacccacgataactatgttgctcgccatcaacaaggcttcagcacgagcaacgcataaacaacgaataaactcgatactgcctagatcgcgagtgatgcttacccggaagaaaccctcgaaacaaggggtggcgatgcgcctagattgatttgttgtgaacgtgattgtcctctttctcaataaccctagatacatatttatagtccgtagactttctaacgtgggaataatcccaaccgtgcacgagccaaattctaccttttaatcctaaccgacacgtatcctactatatttacagatacacgggcaatctagcccaaattccttgtacaaggccgattcatgtatattttccatgtatattctccaagcccatctcaatcacggcccacctctgatccgtttaaattctggtgataacacatgcccccctggttttggaaatgataattccaaaaccactctgccttttcttcgtcgggtcacgtcgtggcagggcaaaaccgtcgcagtatccttcatcatgatgccttgccttctcaacttctccgcgtgatttgacagttgttttttttccttttggcaccacttcctcggaaactgctgtggcattaaatccactatatccccttttatttaaccgcgccgcacagttcgcctcttcatccccttgctctgttctagccatcggcaccagaaATCCCCcctctcctgtagcaatgtcgtcctcttcctcctcctccgcctcgtcggatctttcctccctatcctcatcctctcgtgagccgacgccggagtgggactcgctggcggcgcacgataTCCTCGCACCACCGaaatgggacaaggaggaccacgactccttcgtctggtctgaggacgacaagtccttgaccagcggagacgatgacctccagttccttgccgatggggaactggaggcgacgagcgaggatgactcgttctcctgggacggctacacttcctccgaggaggaggaagaagaggaggacgacgactcccttgaagattatccgccggcgaagcgcttccgcgccggatcagacgacgacgacgacgaggaggaggaggctcccaatgagggctacgggagtagtgacgaggagcccgccggcagcagcgccgacgagagctccgatggcgacgacgagggcagcaacggcccgtagagtaggattagtagtagtagattggtcaatagaccttccttttgttcttccttccttgagcaatcggctcttctttgtaagaaatcccctttattaatgaagaaaatattcctctgcCGATCTTGCTTTCTCGTTAAATTTGTCGATTGCCAGagtaagtcaacgcgcaaagagccgatggcaggacaTCGGCCTTCACAATGAAACGCCATTAAGGCCAAATCAGCTGCTTATTTATACAGTCATCTGCCACCTTCGTTTGAGAGAATAAAATTAGCTCTCCAAATTGCCACTCACAGGTCCAATACGTGTCCACGCCAActtctcaaacgcacagattcaattTCTCAGCGAATCCAACGGGAGAATCATCCCAAATACCACGGTCTCGCTTGAACTGATCTGTTAATTGCTCAatcgagcttgttcctctagagtcgatgaccatgcatcggctttttcattattctgaagtcgatgtccgtgcatcggctgtactggtatccatgtttctaaagtcgatgtctgtgcatcggctgtgatttgcatataatttttttttctctagccgattttatgcatcggcccccacgTTTCACTgtccatgtatcgcacatgtttatccgtttaggtgccccccgagccgaatctgtcaggtaactgcagatatcggctctgtagtcatccaaagaactgtacctgaacatcggctccgtcaggaccaatgtcgactttccctagctcatcagccgatgtaaacccatacccccgctttccgtctcctgttagatcgatgctcatcacaggcaaaacgtatggcgaggataatatgggccgattgctggaatcggcccccactttgattgcattgctcaatgaaggtttacatcttgttcgtgctttactatgactacgtgatatgcttgagacaagatcatcactttttatttttttggcgccgatcgcagggatcggccttgccatgtACGTCCATAGTCTTTGCTCCTGTTAcacagtcaggccggtggataagaccagcctcaccccgttttttgttacgtcgatgcgctcacagtcgtccaaagtgactccggagagtggctcttggcctgccgcctcccaaacgttcatgccagccgttgagatctcggctgagtcatctgcatggacgacctatacttcatctccatcccactgtattaagcattggtgcatcgtggatggaatgcagcagttggcgtggatccaatctcttcctagcaggacagcgtaagtgctcttgctatcgacaatgaagaatgtcgtagggatggtcttccttcctacggtcagatccacgttcagaacaccttgtgcctctgatgcttggctgttgaaatcgctcaatgtgacattggtcttgatcagatctgagctagagcgtcccagacgacgtagcatggagtatggcatgatgttgactgccgctccggtgtcgaccagcatcttgttgaccggctgcccattgatataacctcgtaagtacagggccttcaggtgtctgtaacttctttctcgtggcttctcaaagataaccggccttggGCCGTAGTCAAGTTGTGCCATAGGTGCCTCTTCGGTttcaggagcacaaaactccgccggaagaatgaacaccatgttggtgccagccgatgtctcgtcatcggctttcttttgtttggggcgccactctttcttttgtggtcgaccctcctcgtccagagttcgctgaattttcgcggctagatcaggccgcgctttcctcaacgtatgctggtataacctttcggcttcctccaagcaacgtagtcgctgaaccctacgtttttgggagtggctgagtccatcagggcaccaccttggacggtggtatttatcttcttcttcttcttcttcttcgtcttctaactcctcgagatcttccacccgagaggactcagcttgcttgttccgagatgggagaggtcctagacgcttaaacactgacacatctcctgtgcccttcttcttctgtctacattctgggcagttgccgattgtgggcaatcggctcattcctgaatcccagcagtgtttgaagaagggacaatcccagtgcctgtccacgtcatcctgctctcttgatttttccttggtatggcgctcatatccttcattgtcccgatcatgccgacgatatttcctggcgtccctgctagcccgacgatctctttcgtcgtcgtcgttgtatcgccggcgttggtcgtactgatgctcatatttgttgaggagatgatcagagagaggtcgctgatatcgcacattcttcacttctccctctgtgatgtagcgcttgccatcgtgtcggggccggtcgcgcggaacggcctcctctttgtccttgccacgagagcggctgccctcgtctctgtccttaccagggtggtgcacaggcccgaccatgttaatgctgaacgagaaacctggctggcacctcccggggtaagcgtactcaaccatgttaacggcggggaaggggtgtgtgtcaactttcatggcatactggctgaaaattagacgcccttgttctatcgccatttggatctgctgacgccacaccctgcagtcgttggtggtatgggtgaacgtgttatgccacttgcaatatggctttccgttcagctcttgcgccatagggattttatggccttcgggtaacttcagctgcttctccttgagtaagaggtcaaaaatctgctcagctttgcttacgtcgaagtcaaaccctcttggaggaccttgtggcttaacccacttgcaggacacggggcttgccccccgagcccattcagccacggctacctcctgatctcctgcagagtcttgatcttcctctgtctcaaccaggactaccgcgcgcttgaacttgtcctggtacaactctgggtggcgctgttcatataatgacagtttctgaaccatatgcgccagtgaagcgtactctgcttgggaagccatatccttgatcggcgatgcgagacccaccaccgccagctcgactgcttctttttcagtcaaacgagccgaatagcatcggttcctgatggtcctgaagcgctgtatgtattctgacactgtttctccgcgcttctgtcgtacttgtgctagatcggcaatgccagcctcggaagcctctgagtgatactgcatgtggaactgctcttccatctgcttccaagtccggattgaatctggtggcagcgaggtgtaccacccgaaagccgatcctgtgagggactgtgcgaagaacctcacacgtaatgggtccgatgctgagatcgtgcccaactgcgccaaatatcggctcacatgctcgattgaactggagccttctgacccgctaaacttggagaattcagggagccgatatttgggtggtagtgggatcaaatcgtactcgttggggtacggcttgaaatagcccattgccctcctttttggcaccatgccgaactggtctctcaagatcgcactgatctgatccacagtgctagctgcaggagtcgagctttgaaggttcgtcggagtggcatacttagctagccacgcctgcttctcaagatctgatccagaagcccctcctgctgttccagaagtccccgcTGTTGCAGTCTGGCTCGTGCGTGCCCagctactgcagtctggcacatatgtgcatgtgtatccgtgcgggatctccttaggcggttcatacaagaactggtaatcactaggatcaccaccgatcttgtagacgacgtatgccggtgaactcggcacttctggtgctgccagcgcgaatggcagcggtggtcgggtctggagtggtacctctccttggtgagtccctagagcaggtcctgacggagagtactgatgcttcatgatttcctggaccacacgaagcgcgacacgctccaaagcgttcaccaggctctcagaatggcggtgtagcgaatgagctaccatgtgattaacctcctgacgcagagacctggtgcgttcttctgaaggagtagacagatccatgatgacccacaagtataggggatcgcaacagtcttcgagggaagtaaaacccaatttattgattcgacacaaggggagacaaagaacacttggaagccttaacagcggagttgtcaattcagctgcacctggaaacagccttgctcgcaagggtttatcagtagtaacagttttatagcagtagcagtagtggaataacagcagcagagtaacaaagacagcagtagtgattatagtaaacagcaggattaaaatactgtaggcacggggacggatgaacaggcgttgcatggatgagagaaactcatgtaacaatcatagcagggcatttgcagataataataaaacggtgtccaagtacaaagcaatcaataggcatgtgttccatatatagtcgtacgtgctcgcaatgagaaacttgcacaacatcttttgtcctaccagccggtggcagccgggcctcaagggaaactactggatattaaggtactccttttaatagagtaccggagcaaagcattaacactccgtgaacacatgtgatcctcacatcgctaccattccctccagttgtcccgatttctgtcacttcggggccatcggttccggacagcgacatgtgtatacaacttgcaggtaagatcaataaacaatgaatatcatgatgaaacaataacatgttcagatctgagatcatggcactcgggccctagtgacaagcattaagcataacaagttgcaacaatatcatcaaagtaccaattacggacactaggcactatgccctaacaatcttatgctattacatgaccaatctcatccaatccctaccatccccttcggcctacagcgggggaattactcacacatggatgggggaaacatggctggttgatgtagaggcgttggcggtgatggcggcgatgatctcctccaattccccgtcccggcggagtgccagaacggagacttctggctcccgcgacggagtttcgcgatgtggcggcattctggagggtttctggcgacttcgacttcttcccgtgcgtttttaggtcgaggccgataaatagtccgaaggagggcgtcggaggccggccgagggggccacaccacatggccgcgcgggccccccctgggccgcgccgccctatggtatggggccctcgggcctccacctggtttgtccttctggctccgtcaattctctgggaaaatagggccttctgcataaattccgaggattttcccgaaagttggatttctgcacaaaaacgagacaccagaacagtgctgctgaaaacagcgttagtccgtgttagttgtatccaaaatacacaaattagaggcaaaataatagcaaaagtgttcgggaaagtagatacgttttggacgtatcaa
It includes:
- the LOC127312037 gene encoding probable potassium transporter 13 isoform X1, which codes for MDLEGGVQPRSKKSSWGWQKGTLLLAYQSFGVVYGDLCISPVYVYKNTFSGKLRLHEEDEEILGVLSLVFWSLTLIPLLKYIILVLGADDNGEGGTFALYSLMCRRSRMGLLNSLHAGHGSLSTYNKDEPCKESRSSLIIRGFFEKHYSLRVVLLLFVLMGTSMVIGDGVLTPTMSGLHGFLQCCQLFLASESSSQSYMKVSSCLTELRYYTVLVACIVLVGLFALQHYGTHRVGFLFAPILISWLACIGGIGIYNLLKWNPSVVRALSPYYIYNFFRKAGKDGWSSLGGIVLCITGAEAMFADLGHFSKLSLRLGFTIVVYPCLVLAYMGEAAYLSKHREDLQSSFYKALPDRVFWPVLIIATLATAVGSQAIISATFSIISQCRALGCFPRIKVVHTSSHVHGQIYIPEVNWTLMSLCLAVTIGFRDTEMIGNAYGLAVILVMFATTCLMFLVITTVWNRSVVWAALFAAGFGSVELLYLSACLAKVPHGGWLPLLLSLATLLVMSAWHYGTAKKQEYELQNKVCLDHLLGLIGSGSMGLVRVPGVGFVYSDGGAGATGVPPMFAHFVTNFPAFHRVLVFVSLQTLTVPKVPPEERFLVGRIGRPEYRLFRCVVRYGYKEGRWDHFNFENQLLVKVVEFLRLQADGADGERSSSVSGEMSVIPAAPSQAVVDALASMGSCEISNDKGYSKKVRFEEMPAAAAAWRREETRSEVRELLEEREAGVSYMVGHTCVFAHESSSAVKKFAVNVVYGFLRRNSRRPAVVLGIPHTSLIEVGMAYRV
- the LOC127312037 gene encoding probable potassium transporter 13 isoform X2 — its product is MDLEGGVQPRSKKSSWGWQKGTLLLAYQSFGVVYGDLCISPVYVYKNTFSGKLRLHEEDEEILGVLSLVFWSLTLIPLLKYIILVLGADDNGEGGTFALYSLMCRRSRMGLLNSLHAGHGSLSTYNKDEPCKESRSSLIIRGFFEKHYSLRVVLLLFVLMGTSMVIGDGVLTPTMSVLSAVSGLRIKFPELHENYTVLVACIVLVGLFALQHYGTHRVGFLFAPILISWLACIGGIGIYNLLKWNPSVVRALSPYYIYNFFRKAGKDGWSSLGGIVLCITGAEAMFADLGHFSKLSLRLGFTIVVYPCLVLAYMGEAAYLSKHREDLQSSFYKALPDRVFWPVLIIATLATAVGSQAIISATFSIISQCRALGCFPRIKVVHTSSHVHGQIYIPEVNWTLMSLCLAVTIGFRDTEMIGNAYGLAVILVMFATTCLMFLVITTVWNRSVVWAALFAAGFGSVELLYLSACLAKVPHGGWLPLLLSLATLLVMSAWHYGTAKKQEYELQNKVCLDHLLGLIGSGSMGLVRVPGVGFVYSDGGAGATGVPPMFAHFVTNFPAFHRVLVFVSLQTLTVPKVPPEERFLVGRIGRPEYRLFRCVVRYGYKEGRWDHFNFENQLLVKVVEFLRLQADGADGERSSSVSGEMSVIPAAPSQAVVDALASMGSCEISNDKGYSKKVRFEEMPAAAAAWRREETRSEVRELLEEREAGVSYMVGHTCVFAHESSSAVKKFAVNVVYGFLRRNSRRPAVVLGIPHTSLIEVGMAYRV